The Psychrobacillus sp. FSL K6-2836 nucleotide sequence AAACTTAGGTCAAATTGCTGAAATTACAGAGGGGATGGAAAATGCCATTTGGAAAGCAGCAAAAACACATACGAACTTTGATTCATTTATGCACCAAATAAAATCAAAGCGCTTTACTTGGACAAGGATCCAACGAATGTTAACACATATTTATACAGATTTTACATGGGACCAATTACGCGAGAACGATCTTCCTGCGTATATTAGACCTTTAGCAATGAACAAGAAGGGACAAGCTTATTTACAGAGCATGAAAAAAGACTTGCAGCTCCCACTTATTAGTAGAGTTGCCGCAAGTAAACATGATAAACAGTTGCAATTAGATATTAAAGCTGCCGACCTATATTACTTAGGGTTGCAGTCTTCGTATGGTCAAAGCATGGTTGGCAGTGATTTTCGTATTGCTCCTATTATTCAGGGATAGACTATTTGGGCTCTAATTGATCTAAATAAGCAAGAGCATCATCAATCGTTTTCACAGGTACGATTTTCATCTTCGTACCTATTTTTCTTGCAGATTTTAAGGCTTCTTCATAATTAGATGTTAGTCCAGGATTATTGGCCAAAACAGTAGGATCAATATCATCGTCAGGAGCAAACATTATTTCCATGTCTTTATTGTCCGCAGCTATTACTTTTAAATCTATCCCACCAATTCTACCAACTGTTCCATCTGGTCCCATTTCACCAGTTCCTGCTATTTGATAGCCCTTGGTTATATCTTCTGGTAATAACTGATTCAAAATTTCTAAAGTGAACATAAGACCCGCAGACGGTCCGCCAATATCTTCGGAGTTTATATGCACTTCTGGAGTCGTTTCAACTTTTTTATCCGCAGTATAGCTAATACCGATTCCTGGCTTTTCAAGCACTCCAGGGATTGTTTTAAGGGAAACTTCTTTATCCATCTGTTCCCCATCACGCTCAACCTTTAAGCGAATAACATCCCCTTCTACTTTGTCAGCTAGATAGGCTCTAATAGACTCTTCAGTTAAATCATCAATATCATCCATTTGTAAAATTTTATCTCCAGCATCTAATATCCCATCAGCTGCACTTCCATCCACCACATTAAAAATAAAAATTCCGTTATTTGATATAGTGTAAGGCATTTTCGCTCGGTTAAATGCAACTGAAATAGCATTAAATTGAGAATTAGACATAAGCTTTAATTGACGAACATTATATTCCTTTTCATCTTCATCTTCCTGACGAATTTCATTTGCTTTGTAAATTTTTTGACTATCCGTAATTTTGGCATAAGCATATGTAAGCGGCGTAGCTTTTGCTAGGGCAATCGTTAGGAGACTCAATGTACCTTCGTCATCCTGATCCCCACCATCGACTTCTACAAAAGGATCCAGCTCGTAAGCACCACCTGGTTTCGAAATATAAGATTCCATTGGATAGAAACCTAATGCTAAAACTATCACTACTATGAAAAGAAGGATTATAGGATTTCTCTTCTTCATCAAACTATCCCTCTCTTTCTAAAACACATTTGAATATTAGTTTATCACTTCCCTTTTTTTCTGACAAAATATATGTGAACAAAGGATGAATTTTACTTGCATAGACTGATAACGATTGGAAGTTGGGCACTTATTATCCTTTTATTTTTACAGCCCGGTATTGCACATAAAGGTGCAGTTGAAGGAATGAGGATTTTCACAACTGCTCTACTACCTTATTTACTACCCTATTTAGTAATAACACAGCTGTTTATACGTTCTCAAAACTCATTTTTAAATACGACAAATAAATTTAAAATGTATTTTAATGTCTATGTATTAAGTGCTATAGGTGGGTTTCCTAGTGGTGCTGCAGTTATAACGTCTTTAAAGGATATGGGTACTTTAAATAAGCGTAATGCAAGTTGGCTGCTTGCAATATGCCATGCCCCTAGTCCAATGTTTGTTATAGGGTTTGTAGGGATTGAGATCTTTCACGCTGAAATTGCGGGTATTAAACTTTTACTTATTATTCATGCGGTGAATTTAATATTTTTATTAGTATTTATCATTTTATCTCCAGCTATCCAGGAAAATATGCATGTTCAAAAGGCTTCGGATTCACCGTTCCAGGAAAGTATTAAAGAGACCTATCAAATATTATTGCTAATTGGTACTACTGTCATATTTTTTACAACCGTAAGTTTTATCGTGTTTGAATCCGTCAAAGAAATTCTACCTAATATTTCACCTATCCTACTTGTTTTTGTAGCGTCTCTTTTTGAAATGACTGGCGGGATTAGTTTAGCCGGGGAAATGTTATCAGGCTCCACGTTTTTACCCTTTGTAGTTGCTATTATTATTGCTTTTAGCGGCATAAGTATTCATATGCAAATAATCGTACTTGCTCAGAAATCAAATATTCCCATTCGCAAATATATTCTTTTCCGCATTCTTCACATTCTTATCATTCCGATATTGTTTTTTTGGTTATGATACTTCCATAGCTAAAGAATAAAAAAAACTTACAAATAGACGACCAATGCTTTAAGGTCAAAACCTGTTTCTATAGTTTTCAAAGTGCTTTGGAAAGCTATTTCGCTATAAGATTTTCGAATGAATTTTTAGTGAGTATTGGTTGTGTCAGTCGTCACAACCAATACTCACTATTTCCGGTAATATTATGGCTGTTGGCTGTCCGTCGCCCTCCTACAACGTTTAGAAACAGGTTAGTGCGTATTTGATAACTAGAGAATAGATAACTTCCCTATTCATAGAGGGAGCTCACAAAGATACAATTTCGTTCGCTATTCCGCTTCTTTATCAGGCAAACACTTCCTACTTTTCCTTTATTTCCACTAGTAAAAGAAAATTGTCTGCATTCCTCTATATGGAATAATAGTATTCCTACTTCATCAGCGATTAAAATCAATCATAGGATTATTCATTCTATTAAGTCCTATGAACACAGTATTCATGAGACTTCTTTATACTTTCTTAATTTTTAAAAAAAGAACCTTGCGTATATGGCAAGGTTCTCTGGTTTGATCAGTATGTATTATATTTTTCTTTTAATGCTCTTTCCACATGAGACGGTACAAGTTCTTCTATTTTACCACCATACCTAGCTACTTCTTTCACGATACTCGAACTTAGGAAAGAGTATTGATTTTTGGTCATGATAAAAAATGTTTCTATTTTATCATTTAGTACACGATTCATAGAGGTGATTTGCATTTCATACTCAAAGTCAGAGACAGCACGTAAACCACGAATAATAACACTGGCATTTACACTTTCAACATAATCTATCAATAAGCCGGAAAATGTTTGAACCTTGACATTCGGTAAATGTGAAGTAGCATCTATGATTAATTGCATTCTTTCCTCAACGGAGAAAAGGGGATTTTTGGAAGAGTTATTCAAAACAACGACAAAAACCTCTCCAAAAATGGATGCCCCTCGATTAATAATATCTAGATGACCATTAGTTATTGGATCAAAAGAACCTGGAACTACAGCTATTTTTCCCAATTTAATTCCCCTCTTCTTTAAGGCAACGATAAATAGAGATAACCGTACCGCCATATATCTCTTTTTTCACTAATTCAAAGTCACCATAGGTTTTTTCAAGTGTGACATTTTTCTCGTGCTCACAAACAATAATCGCAGTATCACTCATACATCCTTTATCAACTAATGATTGTACTAAATCATAATACATTAATTTGTTATATGGAGGATCTACAAATAATAGATCAATTTTAAGCTCTCTTTTCTCAATAGCTTTCACTGCTCTTATCGCATCAGCTTTAAAAATTTCACCTGATTCTTCTAAACGACATTTAGTCAAATTATCTTTAATGGTTTGTATAGCTTTTGGATCTTTTTCGATAAAGATACATGTATCAATACCTCTACTCAAGGATTCGATCCCCAAATTTCCACTGCCTGCAAATAGGTCAACGGCAATACCACCATCAAAGTAAGGACCAATCATATTAAATATGGACTCTTTTACTTTATCTGTTGTAGGTCTTGTATTCATCCCAGGGACTGCTTTTAATGGCAGTCCTTTTCTCGAACCTGATATAACTCTCATTTCTACACTCCAATCCTAAAATAGTGCGGATTGTGTAATATTAATACGTTTGTCTTGTTTTTCAATATTCAATAAAAACAAACGTATCATCCACGCTTCTTCAATATATAATTGTGATCCAATAACCTCAAATGGTTCTGATAATGCATCATATCTTTTTTTATTCAATACATAGAACGGTTCTTGAATCGGAAAACGAAATGCTCTCGTTGCATTTTGAACATATAAGCCCTTGTCAGTGTCATTAAGAGTATATCCTAAAGTAGTTAATAATGGTGCAGCCGCATATAAAACTTTACCATCCTTGAATAGAACTTTCATCTCTTCATACTGGAGCTCATTAATATAAACAGTTCTAAAATCTTCAAATAATAATGGAAAGTTTTCTGCTCCTGCTTGTACATTTAACACAAAGAAGGATGTTTTTAAATCGATAATATCTGTCAATATCTCATCAAATTTCGCTGCGGTTATTTGTTTATTGTTTATTAAAGCATTTTGAAACTCTACTCGTTGTTCGGATGTTAAATAATTATTTACCGTTTCATACATCCAAATGGACTTCGCTGAACCGACAGGTATTTCTAGCAAAAAGCTACTTAAAACCTCTGCAATAAGCTGATCTTCTTGAGATAACCCATACCTTGCTTGTATATTCTTGATGATTAGCTCCTGTTGTATAGAAGCGATATCCTCATTTTGTATAAATACGATACGAGAAGTATCAATATTATTCCTATTCCCCTCAAAAAGTACAGCTAAATGTTCGTTATTAGTAAAATCTAACTCATCAAGTAAGTTAGTGACTTCATCTGGTAAAGTGTTAGAAGCGTATATAGTGAAGTAATCATCTTCATATTGAATTGGTAATACCTCTTGCTGCCAATATAATTCTTGAACATCTCCGGCACCAAGAGAAAGTGAATAATCAATTAACTCAAGTGAAGTTTTACCGATTACAGGTAATCCAGATACCCACATACCTCCTCTTTTCATTTCATCCGTAATATGAAGTGAAGTTAGCGAGACACCTCCTGTTTCTAGTTTAGCTAAGAAGTTTTGGATTAATTGACCATCTATTAAACCATCTACTAAAGGTATTTCATAGGAAATACTCTGCTTAGAATTCTCTCCTGCTTTAAACGTCGTCATATCTTCAGTTAGGCGGTTGCAGCTTTCACTAGTATCCAAATCACAGCTTCTATTCTCACTTACAATCGGCCATGATACAGTAACATCTTCCTTTGGCATATCGTAAAAATGTTGTTTAATAACAATCTTATCCTTCTTTACTTTCATTTCCACTTCTTGTTCATAAAAGAATACTTGTCCATCCTCTTCTAATCCAGAAGAGTAAGCATCATATTGAAACAAAAGTAGTACACTATTAGCCACAACAAGGAATAGGCATAAAAAACTTAAAACAAATTTCATAGAATTGTCCTCCAACAAAGTGGTAAGATATATGAGAAAGGAAGTGTTTTCAATTGATCCAACGTTTTATAGAACTAGGCGAAGGTTATGGAGATATTTACGAACTTTGTGAACTTGCAAGGGTAAACAGAGAACGTATACACCAAGCATTTATTTTTTCTTCAACTAAAGACAATATAACCTATTTTTCCATCGCAATCGCACTTAAACCAGTAAATACTGCAAATTTTTTTCCCATATATATATGCCGAGAGGGTATAGTCGAAACTGGGCATGAATCAAAAAGACTCACAATATTTAAAGAAGCATTAGACGAGTTAGCAATCCAACCCATTAAAGTCGACATAAAACATTCTTCCGTCTATGTGGATGTAAATTTATATTATCAGTATATAATTGGTATATTACGTTTAAACCATTTAATACCACCGTTACAATAGGCTTAGTTATAGTCCAATTTTATAATCGTATTCTTTTGCTTTATCTGGCTTACTATTTTCAAATTCAGTTTTCAAAAATGGTCTATAGGACTCTAAAATTTCCTTGACATAAGGCAATTTGTTCATCTTTTGCTTGGCAGCGTCGATTTGATCTTGATCACAATATAATACGACATATTTTTGTCTTTTAGAAATATAATGAACGTGACCAAACTTCCTCAAAGATTTAGCTTGTTTTAAATGATGCACATAGACAATTAGTCCTTGTCTTTCTGTCATACTTTTCCCCTCATTTCTTACTCTCAAGAATACCATATGGGGGAATTTGATAGCAACAACAACTAGCTGACAGTTTTGTGTAGTTTAGATATAATAAGAAAATACCTTTTGCGAATGAAATTCATACTGGATAACTAATAGAAAATAAGTAATATATTTTTAATATAATACATTCACTCTAAAAAGGAGGAATTGATTGATGGGTAAAAAATCAAATGTTGCTTTCGCATTTGCAGCCGCAGCAGGTGCGGCATGGGCTAGTACTAAAGCACTTTCCAAACCGCAAAGTCGACCGACTAAAAAAGCATTGGAATACGAACAGCCTATTATATTGGCTCATCGCGGAGGATCAGCACTTGCTCCAGAATGTTCTCCTTCTGCGTTCGAACAGGCTGCCAAACTTGGAGTACATGGTTTTGAAATCGATATAAGACTAACAAAAGATGAAGAGATAATAGTATTTCATGATGAAGAACTAAACAGAGTTACTAACTTTACTGGTAAGGTATCCGATTATACATTATCGGAATTAAAAGAAGCAGACCTTGGACATCATTTTTTGGATATAGATGGAGCTCCAACTTATAAAAACTGTGGTGAAAAGATTATTACTTTAGGGGAATTACTAAATTCATATCCACAGATGCTCATCAACATGGATATGAAGGATGCACCTCAAACTTATGAAGGTAGTTTAATGCCTTCCAAACTTTGGAGACTTTTAGAGGAGCATCAAGCGTTTGATCGTGTAGTGGTTGCTAGTTTTTATGATGATCAAATCGATCGTTTTAACTTATATGCACAAAACTCTGTTGCATTAGGTGCAAGTGAAAAGGAAGTTAGAAAAGCGTATGCAGCATATACAAGTCAATTTAAACATCTATATCATCCAAAGGCAGATGTTTTTCAGATTCCTGTAAGATCAAATGTATTCCCACTTGATAATCCAGGTTTTATAAAATTTTTAAATTCATTAAATATTCCTGTTCACTATTGGACAATTAATGATCCAGAAGTGATGAAAAAACTTATCAGCAATGGCGCTAAAGGAATAATTACCGACAGACCCGACTTAGCAATGGAAGTTTTGAAATTAGATTAGTGTCTAATTAAGAAGAAGCAAAGTACAGCTATATAAGTCAATTAATAAACCGAATAGCAATAGTATCCAAACAACGTTGATTTCCGCTCCGAGCAGACCCTTTCCGTGGGCACGGCTTCAGCCGCTTCCTTCGCTTACGCTCTGTCCAGGGTCTTCAGCTCGCGCTGTTCCCACCGGAGTCGCTGCTCTGCGCTAAACTAGGGATGAAATGGACTCCGATAAAAGAGAATTTATTTACTTTCTTCTTCCATAATAAATTATTTACCTAATCATGCAGACAGTTTATCCCCATAATAATTTGAATTACTATTATTGTCTCGGCTATTTACTTTGCTTTATCTCAGAGTTGAGAACTACCTTTTATATTGATTGGAGTGGAGGGTGGCGACTCCAGCGGGATAAGCGTTAGGCGAAGACCCGCAACGAAGTGAGGAGGCTGAGGCAACGCCCGCGGAAAGCGTCCACCTGAAACGGAAATCAGTAGCATTATTCAATAAAAGTTCTGTAAAAAAAAGATGTATGCATTTTATGCACACATCTAATCTTTTTGAAACTTTAGGCAGAACATGAACAAGAACCACCGGTACCGCATCCACTTCCACAGCTAGAACCAGCAGAAGCAAAAAATGGGTTACTAACTGGAACTTTAACACCTTCTGAAACAGATTTACCAATTAACAAACTCACTTCGTCTAGTAAGTCCTGCAAGTCGTTCTCAGCAACCTTTAAGTGCGCCACTGCATCTACCATATCCAATTTTCGTTTAGTTACTCGGATGTCTTTCATAACCTTCGAATAATCAGGATGGTATTTCCCGAAACGTTGAACTTCTTCGTATTGATCCTTTAGCCTAGTGAAGCTATTAACCTCACCTACTAAAGTTGTATCTGTATATACAGCACGATGTGCATCTAAGTATTGGTAAAATTGTTCAGAGGAAAGAATCATAGTACATAATATATCCGATTGATCCATTATATCGACCCATTCGTTTGTCATAATCATTTGATTAACCTCCAATCTGAGTTAATCATACCAGAAAAGTAAAAATAAATGCCAAACTATTAACTTTTTGTTAGGAGAAAATAATGAACAAACTACAAAATTTATTTGAAAAAGTAGCAGAACAGTCATCTGAACAAGAACTAGACTTAATAAATGATTTTCTAAATGCGATTCAACAAAAGCAACAAAACCAGTCACCTACATACTTAAATGCCGTATTTCAAATGGATACTCAGTATGAGCAAGATCAATGTATCGTCACAATGCCAATAACTCCAATCTCATATAATAGTTTTAATATGCCTCATGGCGGTATTATCGCTACACTTTCTGATAATGCAATGGGATTTTTAATTAACAAGGATTTACACCCGGAAGGAAAGGGTGCAGTTACAACGAATATGACAATTCACTATGTTAAATCTTCAACGGAAAAAACGTTGATTGCAACTGCTAAATATTTACATAAAGGTCGTCAAACAATAGTAATGGAATGCACAGTAACACAACCTGACGGAAGAAAAATAGCTTATGCTACGGGATCATTCTTTGTGATTAATCCCCTCTCTTCTTCAAAATAAGCATTGACTACATCACGATCAGAAAAAGGGACTACAGAGTCATGTAAAATTTGCTCTTGCTCATGTCCCTTTCCTGCTATTAATACAATATCCCCCGCTTCTGCCATTTGTAGTGCATACGTAATGGCCTGTTTACGATCGGGTTCTATTCGAAACTTCTTGTTATCCAGTCCTCTTATAATCTCTTTAATAATATCTGATGGGTTCTCATTTCGTGGATTATCGGAGGTGATTATAGCTTGTGTTGCAAAAGCTGTAGCTACCTTTCCCATCTCGTTTCGTTTTTTCTTATCTCTATTTCCTCCACAACCAAATACAACGTATATATTATTTTTTGCAAAGGATTTAATAGTTGAAAGGCAGGCTTCCAGAGCATCTGGCGTATGTGCGTAGTCGATTAGCACCTTAATCCCTTTATTATTATCCACATGTTGAAATCTTCCAGTTGGAAGGGTAAGAGGTTTTATGTTTTGAAGTGGGATATTCAAGGCCCATAAAGAAGCAAGTGCAGCAGCAAGATTCATCCCATTATAAAATCCACTGTTCCTCATTTGCACTTCTATTTCTTCATTCTTTACTTTAAATTTATACATTATTTCATCTTCTTTGTCGTTTTTCTGTTGAAACACAACCGTATTACGAGCATCCAAACCGAAGCTTATAATAGGTAAAAAAGAATTTTCAGCCACTGTTCTACACCATTCATCATCCGCATTTACTACTATTTTGGTACATAGTGGAACTAGTAATTCCTTTGATTTTTTGTATGGGACCATCCCACCATGAAACTCAAGATGATCTTTTCCAATATTCAAAAACACTCCAATATCTATCGGATAGTTACCCAAGCGATTGTCCAATAATCCTTGCGAAGATGCCTCCAAAATGATGAACTCAATAGAATGCTCATAACAATAATGTACTATTTGTATAAAATCATAGAATGGTAATGTCGTATTATTGCGGAAATTTTGTTCCAATTGCTTTCCGTTGATAAACACGCCTAATGTCCCTATTACACAAACCGACTTCCTTTGTTGCATAAGTAATTGACCTATGAAAAAAGCAACTGTTGTTTTGCCATTTGTACCAGTTATCGCAACTGTTTTCACTTTTTTTCCATATAATTCATAGGTTTTTTTACCAATCCTCTCCTTTAATCGTTCCATTTCGGAAGGAATAATAACTTGGGGAACGCTACAATCAGCTATAAAAACTTCTGATATTACCGCAATTGCCCCTAGATGAATAGCTTCATCTATAATGGAACGATTATTTTTCTCGGAGATAAATATATCCCCTTCTTTAATCTGTTTTGAAAAATTTACGATTCTGCTCATACGACATAGTGAAAAGTTGCCAATTACACTATATGTTAATCCTTTTAAAAGTTCATTTAACGGATAAATAGTACCACACTCCCTACACCATTCTTGTAAAATCGCATACAGTAAAATGAATTCCCTGTATCGTATGAACGGAGTGTTTGAAATGTCACGAATAGAGTGGTTGAGATTATGATTGTTCAGAAATTTGGCGGAATCGCCATGCAAAATCATCAGAACAGGCAACTAGTAATGAAACGAATTCAGCAAGCTATTAAAACCCATCAAAAAGTGCTTGTCGTTGTTTCCGCAATGGGAAGAAGGGGTAAACCCTATGCAACTGATACGTTATTAGATTTACTTCCTTTCACCGACAATAGCACTGAAACCGATTTGCTCTCTGCATGTGGAGAGTTAATCTCAAGTTCTGTATTAACAACAGAACTAAAGAATGAAGGAGTATCTACTACTCTTCTTTATGGCAAAAACGCCGGCATTATTACAAATGATACGTATGGAAATGCCCTTATTAAAAAAGTAGATCCTAGTGCTATATACCAAGCATTTGAAAATTTCCAATGCGTCATCGTTCCAGGTTTTCAAGGTGTCTCAGAAAGTACACACAATTTTACTACATTAGGGAGAGGTGGCAGTGATTTAACCGCCGTAGTCTATGGCTATTATTTAAATGCTGAAGTAGTTGAGTTTTACAAAGATGTACCTGGTATCATGACTTCTGATCCTTTTACTAACAAGCATGTAAAGCTCATTCCTTTTATGACTTATGAAGAACTCCAAGAAAAGATTGAGGAGCCTGTCGAAGTCATACAAAAAAGAGCAGCCACATTTGCTGCTCTTCATCAAGTCCCTTTGCATATTCGCTCTTTGTATCATGAAAGTGAGGGCACCTATGTGTCCAACTAATTATTGTGGAATATCTTTGGGAGTATTTATAGCTTTTCGATCGATAAAATTTTGCGTATAATAGCTACCATATACTCCAATACCAGTATGTGTATAATCTTTACCTAATAAGATCTCTCGATGATCTTTAGAATTCAACCAACCATTTACAGCTTCCCCAGCATCGAAATAAAAAGCGGCTGTATTTCCAGCTGCACTTGAAAATTCAATTGAGGACTCTTTTAATTGATCACTAAACTTTGAAACTTCAAATTTTTCATTGACAACAATATTATTTTTGGCCATTTCTTCACTATTATCCATCGCGATATTTTGCAATTCATTATCAGACATAAGTAAACGAAGGTTGTTACGATAACGATATACATTCGTGAGTTCAAATATCTGTCTCTCGTTGGCACGGTCTATTGCAGACTGAAAAAGAGAATCTGGTGTCTTAGGTTCTACCATAATACCGTTATATAAAATGTCATAAGGTTTATGCAATAAAATAGTCTTAGGATCTGTAAACCTAACTGCCTCCAGCTGTCGACTTTCTGAATCTATATATAACATTGCAAATAAATTATCAAACTGAACTAATATTCTATTGTCTATATCTTCATCCGTAAGAGAAAAGGTATAAGTATTTGAATCTATAGAAAATGTAATTTCAGATTGCACTATCGTAAATCGATAAATTTCATCTACGTCCTGTCCAATTTTATAAGGAGTGACCTCTACGTTTGCTCCTGCAGCAAAGACCTGTGTAACTTTATCTCCTACTACTCCAACTAGCAAATAAGTCGTGAGAGATTGATTGTAGACCCACCACTCATATCCAAATGCCGATGGTTCGATCCGAGAGGGCTTCCCTAACAACCCAATAACTTCTTGGGTCGAACCTCCTACTAATGTTGAGATTCCTACCTTAGGGCGTGTAAATACCGTCTCAACTTCCACAACTTCTGAAGAAGTATCTGGAATTACCTGTCCTGTATTATTTGAACCAGTAATAAGTTCATTTTCATGTACAGGATTATCAAAATATATTAAAATCACTAGTACTATAGCTATAGCAATAACAATTCGGATTATATTATTCATCATAGCTTTATCTCCTTATTCTTCCACCATTTATCCTAGTATACCAAGGTTAGCTAGAAAGACACAATGTTACCATTGCAACATTATCAAATTTGAATTAATATTAATAGGAACAGATTCTATTTGGGATATGAACGTGAAGGAGGACAATTCAATGTATTTCGAAAACACTGGTATAGAAAACACTGTCATTGATCTAAATATATTAGATGATCTTATGAAAAAACAAGGTTTAGTTCGTGCAGGTCAATGGGATTATGAACGCGTAACTTATGATAAGAAGTATGTGATAAAAGAAGGTACATTTTATCTTCGTGTATTTGGCTTTAC carries:
- a CDS encoding YlbG family protein, which translates into the protein MTERQGLIVYVHHLKQAKSLRKFGHVHYISKRQKYVVLYCDQDQIDAAKQKMNKLPYVKEILESYRPFLKTEFENSKPDKAKEYDYKIGL
- the rsmD gene encoding 16S rRNA (guanine(966)-N(2))-methyltransferase RsmD — translated: MRVISGSRKGLPLKAVPGMNTRPTTDKVKESIFNMIGPYFDGGIAVDLFAGSGNLGIESLSRGIDTCIFIEKDPKAIQTIKDNLTKCRLEESGEIFKADAIRAVKAIEKRELKIDLLFVDPPYNKLMYYDLVQSLVDKGCMSDTAIIVCEHEKNVTLEKTYGDFELVKKEIYGGTVISIYRCLKEEGN
- a CDS encoding UDP-N-acetylmuramoyl-L-alanyl-D-glutamate--2,6-diaminopimelate ligase, which encodes MSRIVNFSKQIKEGDIFISEKNNRSIIDEAIHLGAIAVISEVFIADCSVPQVIIPSEMERLKERIGKKTYELYGKKVKTVAITGTNGKTTVAFFIGQLLMQQRKSVCVIGTLGVFINGKQLEQNFRNNTTLPFYDFIQIVHYCYEHSIEFIILEASSQGLLDNRLGNYPIDIGVFLNIGKDHLEFHGGMVPYKKSKELLVPLCTKIVVNADDEWCRTVAENSFLPIISFGLDARNTVVFQQKNDKEDEIMYKFKVKNEEIEVQMRNSGFYNGMNLAAALASLWALNIPLQNIKPLTLPTGRFQHVDNNKGIKVLIDYAHTPDALEACLSTIKSFAKNNIYVVFGCGGNRDKKKRNEMGKVATAFATQAIITSDNPRNENPSDIIKEIIRGLDNKKFRIEPDRKQAITYALQMAEAGDIVLIAGKGHEQEQILHDSVVPFSDRDVVNAYFEEERGLITKNDPVA
- a CDS encoding SepM family pheromone-processing serine protease, whose product is MKKRNPIILLFIVVIVLALGFYPMESYISKPGGAYELDPFVEVDGGDQDDEGTLSLLTIALAKATPLTYAYAKITDSQKIYKANEIRQEDEDEKEYNVRQLKLMSNSQFNAISVAFNRAKMPYTISNNGIFIFNVVDGSAADGILDAGDKILQMDDIDDLTEESIRAYLADKVEGDVIRLKVERDGEQMDKEVSLKTIPGVLEKPGIGISYTADKKVETTPEVHINSEDIGGPSAGLMFTLEILNQLLPEDITKGYQIAGTGEMGPDGTVGRIGGIDLKVIAADNKDMEIMFAPDDDIDPTVLANNPGLTSNYEEALKSARKIGTKMKIVPVKTIDDALAYLDQLEPK
- a CDS encoding PaaI family thioesterase — translated: MNKLQNLFEKVAEQSSEQELDLINDFLNAIQQKQQNQSPTYLNAVFQMDTQYEQDQCIVTMPITPISYNSFNMPHGGIIATLSDNAMGFLINKDLHPEGKGAVTTNMTIHYVKSSTEKTLIATAKYLHKGRQTIVMECTVTQPDGRKIAYATGSFFVINPLSSSK
- a CDS encoding YlbF family regulator, translating into MIMTNEWVDIMDQSDILCTMILSSEQFYQYLDAHRAVYTDTTLVGEVNSFTRLKDQYEEVQRFGKYHPDYSKVMKDIRVTKRKLDMVDAVAHLKVAENDLQDLLDEVSLLIGKSVSEGVKVPVSNPFFASAGSSCGSGCGTGGSCSCSA
- a CDS encoding amino acid kinase family protein, which translates into the protein MIVQKFGGIAMQNHQNRQLVMKRIQQAIKTHQKVLVVVSAMGRRGKPYATDTLLDLLPFTDNSTETDLLSACGELISSSVLTTELKNEGVSTTLLYGKNAGIITNDTYGNALIKKVDPSAIYQAFENFQCVIVPGFQGVSESTHNFTTLGRGGSDLTAVVYGYYLNAEVVEFYKDVPGIMTSDPFTNKHVKLIPFMTYEELQEKIEEPVEVIQKRAATFAALHQVPLHIRSLYHESEGTYVSN
- a CDS encoding CAP domain-containing protein — translated: MMNNIIRIVIAIAIVLVILIYFDNPVHENELITGSNNTGQVIPDTSSEVVEVETVFTRPKVGISTLVGGSTQEVIGLLGKPSRIEPSAFGYEWWVYNQSLTTYLLVGVVGDKVTQVFAAGANVEVTPYKIGQDVDEIYRFTIVQSEITFSIDSNTYTFSLTDEDIDNRILVQFDNLFAMLYIDSESRQLEAVRFTDPKTILLHKPYDILYNGIMVEPKTPDSLFQSAIDRANERQIFELTNVYRYRNNLRLLMSDNELQNIAMDNSEEMAKNNIVVNEKFEVSKFSDQLKESSIEFSSAAGNTAAFYFDAGEAVNGWLNSKDHREILLGKDYTHTGIGVYGSYYTQNFIDRKAINTPKDIPQ
- a CDS encoding DUF7147 family protein, which gives rise to MIQRFIELGEGYGDIYELCELARVNRERIHQAFIFSSTKDNITYFSIAIALKPVNTANFFPIYICREGIVETGHESKRLTIFKEALDELAIQPIKVDIKHSSVYVDVNLYYQYIIGILRLNHLIPPLQ
- a CDS encoding glycerophosphodiester phosphodiesterase yields the protein MGKKSNVAFAFAAAAGAAWASTKALSKPQSRPTKKALEYEQPIILAHRGGSALAPECSPSAFEQAAKLGVHGFEIDIRLTKDEEIIVFHDEELNRVTNFTGKVSDYTLSELKEADLGHHFLDIDGAPTYKNCGEKIITLGELLNSYPQMLINMDMKDAPQTYEGSLMPSKLWRLLEEHQAFDRVVVASFYDDQIDRFNLYAQNSVALGASEKEVRKAYAAYTSQFKHLYHPKADVFQIPVRSNVFPLDNPGFIKFLNSLNIPVHYWTINDPEVMKKLISNGAKGIITDRPDLAMEVLKLD
- the coaD gene encoding pantetheine-phosphate adenylyltransferase codes for the protein MGKIAVVPGSFDPITNGHLDIINRGASIFGEVFVVVLNNSSKNPLFSVEERMQLIIDATSHLPNVKVQTFSGLLIDYVESVNASVIIRGLRAVSDFEYEMQITSMNRVLNDKIETFFIMTKNQYSFLSSSIVKEVARYGGKIEELVPSHVERALKEKYNTY